In the genome of Actinomycetota bacterium, one region contains:
- a CDS encoding NADP-dependent malic enzyme: MAEGKHFSEALEYHSKGRPGKIEVRPTKPTATQSDLGLAYTPGVAEPCLEIAKKPDDVFEYTNKGNLVAVVSNGTAVLGLGNIGPLAGKPVMEGKAVLFKRFADIDVFDLEVNSLDPQDIIRFCELLEPTVGGINLEDIKAPECFLIEDTLKERLDIPVFHDDQHGTAIIAGAGFLNALDLTGRKIEETKVVFNGAGAAGIAVARFFERLGVRPENILMCDSRGVIYEGRTEGMTGHKAEFSRPTDRRTLADALDGADCFVGVSVADVVTKEMVMTMADRPIIFALANPDPEIRYEDAREARPDAIVATGRSDYPNQVNNVLGFPFIFRGALDVRATGISEKMKVAASHALADLAREPVAESVLKAYNIDHLAFGEDYIIPKPFDPRVLWHVAPTVAQAAIEEGLARKPFADIDKYREQLRSRFQASYGLTHTVTTKAQAHPKRVVYPLGADIRIIRAARRVLDEEIATPVLLGNVEEIRSAAAAKDISLDGIQIFDPQEEPETCARYAEELYRLRGRKGMAPADAHRAILDPNVYAAMMLQQGDADAELGGLTTYYPTTVRPALQVLPLQEGRSIVSAIYAVLVKGQPYFLADCAVNILPTADQLAEIAISTADFVSETFDTDPRVALLSYSNFGSASGEEPERVREAVQICWNRRPELPVDGEMHARTAVDAALLARQHSFNRLGVRANVLVFPNLAAGNATYQLLSTLGGAQVIGPILTGLSKSVHVLQRDAEVGDIVNLTAIAVLDAVSKEKQRAATGRAAAE, encoded by the coding sequence ATGGCGGAAGGTAAGCACTTCAGCGAAGCGCTCGAGTACCACTCGAAAGGTCGTCCGGGAAAGATCGAAGTACGCCCGACCAAGCCGACGGCCACACAAAGCGACTTGGGCCTGGCCTATACGCCCGGGGTTGCCGAGCCATGTCTCGAGATTGCCAAGAAGCCCGATGACGTTTTCGAGTACACGAACAAAGGCAATCTCGTGGCCGTCGTCAGCAACGGAACTGCCGTCCTCGGTCTCGGGAACATCGGTCCCCTGGCAGGCAAACCCGTCATGGAAGGCAAAGCTGTTCTCTTCAAACGGTTCGCCGACATCGATGTGTTCGACTTGGAGGTCAACAGCCTGGACCCGCAGGACATCATCCGCTTCTGTGAGCTCCTGGAACCGACCGTCGGCGGAATCAACCTCGAGGACATCAAGGCTCCCGAGTGCTTCCTGATCGAAGACACCCTCAAAGAACGGCTCGACATCCCCGTGTTCCACGATGACCAGCACGGGACGGCGATCATCGCCGGGGCAGGGTTCCTCAACGCTCTGGACCTCACCGGGCGCAAGATCGAGGAGACGAAGGTCGTCTTCAACGGCGCGGGAGCTGCCGGTATCGCCGTTGCGAGATTCTTCGAACGGCTCGGTGTTCGACCGGAGAACATCCTCATGTGCGACTCTCGAGGTGTCATCTACGAGGGACGAACCGAAGGTATGACCGGTCACAAAGCCGAGTTCAGCCGTCCGACCGACAGACGAACGCTCGCCGACGCGCTCGACGGGGCCGACTGCTTCGTCGGCGTCTCGGTTGCAGACGTGGTCACCAAAGAGATGGTGATGACGATGGCGGACCGCCCGATCATCTTTGCGCTTGCCAATCCCGACCCGGAGATCCGCTATGAGGACGCGCGCGAAGCGAGACCGGACGCGATCGTCGCGACAGGTCGCAGTGACTACCCGAACCAGGTGAACAATGTCCTCGGCTTTCCGTTCATCTTCCGCGGAGCTCTCGACGTGAGGGCAACCGGCATCAGCGAGAAGATGAAAGTCGCCGCCTCTCACGCCCTCGCCGACCTGGCCAGGGAGCCGGTCGCAGAATCGGTACTCAAGGCCTACAACATCGACCACCTGGCCTTCGGAGAGGACTACATCATCCCGAAGCCGTTCGACCCCAGGGTGCTGTGGCATGTCGCGCCTACCGTCGCCCAGGCAGCGATCGAGGAAGGGCTGGCGCGCAAACCCTTCGCGGACATCGACAAATACCGGGAACAGCTACGGTCCCGGTTCCAGGCGTCGTACGGGTTGACACACACGGTCACGACAAAGGCGCAGGCCCACCCGAAACGAGTCGTTTACCCCCTCGGTGCCGACATTCGAATCATCAGGGCCGCGAGACGCGTCCTCGACGAGGAAATCGCCACTCCCGTGCTCCTTGGGAACGTCGAGGAGATCAGGTCGGCCGCCGCCGCCAAGGACATATCGCTGGACGGCATCCAGATCTTCGATCCGCAAGAAGAGCCGGAAACGTGCGCCCGCTATGCAGAGGAGCTGTACCGACTGCGCGGCCGCAAGGGGATGGCTCCTGCAGACGCCCACAGGGCGATCCTCGATCCCAATGTGTATGCCGCCATGATGCTGCAGCAAGGCGACGCCGATGCAGAGCTGGGCGGGCTCACGACGTACTACCCCACGACCGTTCGTCCGGCCCTGCAGGTGCTGCCGCTCCAGGAGGGGCGGTCGATCGTCTCGGCCATCTATGCGGTGCTCGTCAAGGGTCAGCCGTACTTCCTCGCCGATTGCGCGGTGAATATCCTGCCGACTGCCGATCAGCTGGCGGAGATCGCGATCTCAACCGCCGATTTCGTCAGCGAGACGTTCGACACCGATCCTCGGGTCGCTCTGCTCTCGTACAGCAACTTCGGCTCTGCTTCCGGGGAGGAACCGGAAAGGGTTCGCGAGGCAGTCCAGATCTGCTGGAACCGCCGACCAGAGCTGCCGGTCGATGGGGAGATGCACGCGCGCACTGCCGTGGATGCGGCGTTGCTCGCCCGCCAGCACTCGTTCAACCGTCTCGGCGTGAGAGCGAACGTGCTGGTGTTCCCGAACTTGGCGGCGGGCAACGCCACCTACCAGCTGCTCTCGACACTGGGTGGTGCCCAGGTGATCGGACCGATCCTCACCGGGCTCTCGAAGTCGGTGCATGTGCTGCAGCGTGATGCAGAGGTCGGCGATATCGTGAACCTCACGGCAATCGCAGTGTTGGATGCGGTAAGCAAGGAGAAGCAGCGCGCAGCGACCGGCCGGGCGGCTGCCGAGTAG
- a CDS encoding glycoside hydrolase family 1 protein — MSSIDFRQGFLWGTATAAHQVEGGNWNNDWWAWEHDPASPCVEPSGDAVDHYHRYREDLGLLADLGFNTYRFSLEWSRLEPEDGEFSLAALNHYRRVIEACRDVGLLPVVTFHHFTTPRWVATRGGWGAPDTADLFARFAGWSAEGLSDLLSIACTINEPNIVATMGFLTGVFPPGLQDPGARERANGVLIDAHHKAAAAIRRAAPACRVGLTLAMSEWTPVDGGEETLDELRRPMEDVFLEATRADDFVGVQTYSRHRVSPAGYLGPDPDAELTLMGYEFRPQALEATIRRAAGMTGLDVFVTENGIATTDDRRRIEFVRRALEGVHRCIEDGIEVLGYTYWSALDNFEWVLGYGPTFGLIAVDRETQQRSVKPSARWLGRIAQANALD, encoded by the coding sequence ATGAGCAGCATCGACTTCCGACAAGGGTTCCTCTGGGGGACGGCAACTGCGGCGCACCAAGTCGAAGGTGGCAACTGGAACAACGACTGGTGGGCGTGGGAGCACGATCCGGCCTCGCCGTGTGTTGAGCCGTCCGGTGACGCCGTCGATCACTATCACCGGTACCGCGAAGATCTGGGCCTCCTGGCAGACCTCGGATTCAACACCTACCGGTTCTCTCTCGAATGGAGCCGGCTGGAACCCGAAGACGGCGAGTTCTCACTCGCCGCACTCAACCACTACCGGAGGGTCATCGAGGCGTGCCGTGACGTCGGCCTGTTGCCGGTGGTCACGTTCCATCACTTCACGACGCCCCGGTGGGTCGCGACGCGAGGGGGCTGGGGCGCCCCCGACACGGCCGACCTGTTCGCCCGCTTCGCGGGTTGGTCGGCGGAGGGCCTCTCCGACCTGCTGTCGATCGCCTGCACCATCAATGAGCCGAACATCGTTGCGACGATGGGCTTCCTCACGGGGGTGTTCCCTCCGGGTCTTCAAGATCCCGGTGCCCGTGAGCGTGCGAACGGTGTGCTCATCGATGCCCACCACAAGGCGGCGGCTGCGATCCGTCGGGCTGCGCCCGCCTGCCGCGTCGGGCTTACCCTCGCGATGTCGGAGTGGACACCGGTCGACGGTGGCGAGGAGACCCTCGACGAGCTGAGGCGTCCGATGGAGGACGTGTTCCTCGAAGCAACGCGCGCCGACGATTTCGTCGGAGTGCAGACGTATTCCCGCCACCGGGTTTCACCGGCAGGCTACCTTGGGCCAGACCCGGACGCGGAGCTGACGCTCATGGGATACGAGTTCCGTCCTCAGGCACTGGAGGCAACGATTCGAAGAGCGGCGGGAATGACCGGGCTCGACGTGTTCGTCACCGAGAACGGCATCGCGACAACCGACGACCGGCGTCGAATCGAGTTCGTTCGACGGGCCCTCGAGGGTGTTCACCGGTGCATCGAAGACGGGATCGAAGTGCTCGGATACACGTATTGGAGCGCCCTCGACAACTTCGAATGGGTGCTGGGGTACGGACCGACGTTCGGGCTCATCGCGGTCGATCGTGAAACCCAGCAACGGTCCGTCAAACCGAGCGCGCGATGGCTCGGGAGGATCGCGCAGGCAAACGCGCTCGACTGA